The Mucilaginibacter terrenus genome has a segment encoding these proteins:
- a CDS encoding vanadium-dependent haloperoxidase, with product MKKQFILMVLVGLSVIINSCGNTANPKLTANDIAKVIDGMTDLMIHDVTNPPLASRFFTYTCLAGYEVVSQNDKKTKSLHGVLNEYPVIDKPARFKEYDYHLSAILAMYETAGKLQPSGTEMIKQEQAFVDSCRNLGFDDAVIDSSKSYAKFISKKILAYAKSDKYNRISNYARYKESAADSGWHPTPPAYMLPVEPYFNTIRTATLDSASQFLPPPPIPFSTNKGSPFYKFLQLSYQKSGKGLSEKERLTAAFWDCNPFAVESDGHMQIGLKKISPGAHWMGITSIACNKAKADFNKAMQVHTVVAIGLLDGFICCWDDKYRTNRIRPETAIRKYIDPNWKPLLQTPPFPEYISGHSVISAASAVILTHYFGDKFEYIDNVEQKYGLAPRKFTSFTQAANEAAISRFYGGIHFMDAIDNGVIQGRKVGNWVINKINSNK from the coding sequence ATGAAAAAGCAATTTATTTTGATGGTGCTGGTGGGGTTATCTGTGATCATTAATAGTTGCGGCAACACCGCTAATCCTAAACTTACGGCTAACGATATTGCTAAAGTGATTGACGGGATGACCGATTTGATGATCCATGATGTAACTAATCCTCCCCTCGCATCGCGGTTTTTTACTTATACCTGCTTGGCTGGTTATGAGGTTGTATCTCAAAATGATAAAAAAACCAAAAGCCTGCACGGCGTGCTGAACGAGTATCCTGTTATAGATAAGCCAGCCCGGTTTAAAGAATACGACTATCACCTGAGTGCTATACTGGCGATGTACGAAACTGCCGGAAAACTACAGCCATCAGGAACCGAAATGATTAAACAAGAGCAAGCTTTTGTAGATTCCTGTCGTAATCTAGGCTTTGATGACGCAGTTATTGACAGCTCAAAAAGCTACGCTAAATTCATCAGTAAGAAGATACTGGCTTACGCAAAATCGGACAAGTATAACCGCATAAGCAATTACGCGCGCTATAAGGAATCAGCCGCGGATAGCGGCTGGCATCCCACGCCGCCGGCGTACATGCTTCCGGTAGAACCCTATTTTAATACCATACGTACGGCAACCCTTGATTCTGCTTCGCAATTTTTGCCCCCTCCTCCTATTCCATTCTCCACAAACAAGGGCTCGCCATTTTACAAGTTCCTGCAACTGAGTTATCAAAAAAGTGGCAAGGGACTAAGCGAAAAAGAACGATTGACCGCCGCATTTTGGGACTGCAACCCTTTTGCTGTGGAAAGCGACGGACACATGCAGATAGGTTTAAAAAAGATCTCTCCCGGGGCACACTGGATGGGCATAACCAGCATAGCCTGTAACAAAGCCAAAGCCGATTTTAACAAAGCAATGCAAGTGCATACGGTTGTAGCCATTGGCCTGCTGGACGGTTTTATTTGTTGTTGGGATGATAAATACCGCACTAACCGAATCCGGCCGGAAACTGCCATACGGAAATATATTGACCCTAATTGGAAACCACTTTTGCAAACCCCTCCTTTTCCTGAATACATTAGCGGCCACTCAGTTATATCTGCCGCATCAGCCGTGATACTTACTCATTATTTTGGTGACAAGTTTGAGTATATAGACAACGTGGAGCAGAAGTATGGTTTGGCACCTCGCAAGTTTACATCTTTCACGCAAGCGGCCAATGAAGCTGCGATCTCAAGGTTTTACGGCGGAATCCATTTTATGGACGCTATTGACAACGGTGTTATACAGGGAAGGAAAGTAGGTAACTGGGTAATAAATAAAATCAACAGCAACAAATAA
- a CDS encoding VCBS repeat-containing protein — protein sequence MQKYFLSPGQFTYSYSANLHKKLWLCLIAVLALFSCGRSHKDEQQTHTLFKLLSPQQTHVDFSNTLTEGLNTNVLMYEYFYNGGGVAIGDLNGDNLQDIYFTGNMVDNKLYLNTGHLQFKDITTSAGVAGRPGPWKTGVTMADVNGDGKLDVYVCYSGKIRAEKRVNQLFINQGNDNNGTPLFKDMAAEYGLNFPSFSTQAYFFDYDRDGDLDMLLVNHNAQRINSLDDVSVKVLMNKPDAEAGIRLLQNNNNRFSDITAKAGIINTSLSYGLGAGIADVNNDGWPDIYISNDYNVPDRLYINTNGKFTDQLPKQIGHTSFYSMGNDVADINNDATPDIYTLDMLPEDNKRQKLLFGADNYEAFDLNLRVGFYYQYMRNMLHLNNGNNTFSEVGQLSGVSNTDWSWAPLFADYDNDGWKDLFVSNGYTRDYTNMDFLKYMGDNLRDRRVMRQDLLNIVNQMPSSKVQSYLFKNDGNLGFSNTSSAWGVTQSSNSNGAAYADLDNDGDLDLIVNNINQPAFIYESGATTQNKNHFLEINLKGNTGNTQGIGAKVTIYKGNKKQYLQQMPTRGFQSSVTPVLHFGLGTDSGIDSLRITWQQGGTQLLTSIKANQRITISEKDAVKTTTRVNSIVPVFKEVSSPISATKNINTTNDFKRQPLLTNSLSFSGPCLVKADVNGDGLEDVYVGGDNGRPGALYLQQKGGGFILKPTSAFIADKASTDAAAVFFDANGDGKPDLYVASGGYGDYLPDDAALQDRLYLNDGKGNFAKATNALPKMLSSKGCAKAADINGDGKIDLFVGGRVIPGRYPETPQSYLLINDGKGNFSDKTAPLAPALQHIGMVTDAAWADMNGDKTPDLVVTGEWMPITILINSAGRLTDETTKFLSKQYTGWWNCISVSDINNDGHPDIIAGNLGQNTQCKATDKEPAELYYKDFDDNGSIDPILCFYIQHKSYPYVTRDELLDQISMMRTRFPDYKSYADATINQVFTTEEMSGAKRLTANHLSTVCLLSNKQGKLQETALPVQAQYAPVYTITMLDFDKDGKEDMLLCGNINHARIRFGRYDANYGTLLKGDGNGHYAYVSQLQSGFKLSGDVRSVVPLSNLILFGVNQSGIKAYKLAGK from the coding sequence ATGCAAAAATATTTCCTCTCTCCTGGTCAATTTACTTATTCCTATTCAGCCAACTTGCACAAGAAGCTTTGGTTGTGCCTGATCGCCGTTCTTGCGCTTTTCAGCTGCGGAAGATCTCATAAGGACGAACAGCAGACCCACACTTTATTTAAGCTGTTAAGCCCTCAGCAAACACATGTAGATTTCAGTAACACCCTTACTGAAGGTTTAAATACCAACGTTTTAATGTACGAGTACTTTTATAACGGTGGCGGTGTTGCTATAGGTGATCTTAACGGAGACAATCTGCAGGACATCTATTTTACCGGCAACATGGTAGATAACAAACTTTATTTAAATACCGGCCACCTGCAGTTTAAGGATATTACTACCTCTGCTGGTGTGGCTGGTCGTCCAGGTCCGTGGAAGACCGGGGTAACTATGGCGGATGTAAATGGCGATGGCAAGCTGGACGTCTATGTTTGTTATTCTGGCAAAATACGGGCGGAGAAGCGGGTCAATCAATTGTTCATCAATCAGGGTAACGATAATAACGGTACTCCGCTATTTAAGGATATGGCAGCGGAATATGGACTAAATTTCCCATCATTCAGTACGCAAGCTTATTTTTTTGATTACGACCGGGACGGCGACCTGGATATGTTGCTGGTTAACCATAATGCGCAGCGAATTAACAGCCTTGATGATGTATCTGTTAAGGTTTTAATGAACAAACCGGATGCGGAAGCCGGTATACGGCTACTACAGAATAACAATAATCGATTTAGCGACATTACTGCAAAAGCGGGTATTATAAATACTTCACTTTCTTACGGCTTGGGTGCCGGTATAGCAGATGTTAACAACGATGGCTGGCCGGATATCTACATCTCTAACGATTACAACGTACCGGATAGATTGTACATTAATACAAACGGAAAGTTCACAGATCAGCTGCCAAAGCAAATTGGCCACACTTCCTTTTACTCAATGGGTAATGATGTGGCGGACATTAACAATGATGCAACACCCGACATCTACACGCTTGATATGCTGCCGGAAGACAACAAACGGCAGAAATTATTATTTGGTGCAGATAACTATGAGGCGTTTGACTTAAACCTGCGTGTTGGCTTTTATTACCAGTACATGCGCAATATGCTGCATCTGAATAACGGCAATAATACATTCAGCGAGGTGGGGCAACTATCGGGCGTTTCTAATACAGATTGGAGCTGGGCGCCACTATTTGCCGATTATGATAACGACGGATGGAAAGACCTTTTTGTGAGCAATGGCTACACCCGCGATTACACCAATATGGACTTTTTGAAGTATATGGGCGACAATCTTCGTGACCGGCGTGTGATGCGACAGGACCTATTGAACATAGTTAACCAAATGCCCTCTTCCAAAGTGCAAAGCTACTTGTTTAAAAATGATGGTAACCTTGGCTTTAGCAACACCAGTTCGGCATGGGGAGTTACCCAATCATCCAACAGCAACGGAGCCGCCTACGCCGATCTGGATAACGACGGCGACCTTGACCTGATTGTAAACAATATAAATCAGCCTGCTTTTATATACGAAAGCGGGGCAACCACTCAAAACAAAAATCATTTTCTCGAGATCAACTTAAAAGGAAATACAGGTAACACCCAAGGCATTGGCGCAAAAGTCACCATCTATAAAGGCAACAAAAAGCAGTATCTGCAGCAAATGCCTACCCGGGGCTTTCAATCAAGTGTTACACCTGTGCTTCATTTTGGATTAGGGACAGATAGCGGTATAGACTCTTTACGAATAACCTGGCAGCAAGGTGGTACGCAGCTGTTAACTAGCATAAAAGCAAATCAGCGTATCACCATCAGTGAAAAAGATGCTGTGAAGACAACAACGCGGGTAAACAGTATAGTGCCGGTGTTTAAAGAGGTTAGCTCCCCTATTTCGGCTACCAAAAACATCAACACAACTAATGACTTTAAGCGGCAGCCGCTATTAACCAATTCGTTGTCGTTTTCTGGCCCATGCCTGGTGAAAGCAGATGTTAATGGCGACGGATTGGAGGATGTATATGTTGGTGGCGATAATGGTCGTCCGGGTGCACTTTACCTGCAGCAAAAAGGTGGCGGCTTTATATTGAAACCTACATCAGCTTTCATAGCAGACAAAGCAAGTACCGACGCTGCAGCAGTGTTTTTTGATGCCAATGGCGATGGCAAGCCTGACCTGTATGTAGCCTCCGGCGGCTATGGAGATTACCTGCCGGATGACGCCGCGTTGCAGGATAGGCTTTATCTTAACGATGGGAAGGGCAACTTTGCTAAGGCAACGAACGCTCTCCCTAAAATGTTGAGCAGTAAAGGTTGTGCAAAAGCAGCTGATATAAATGGCGACGGGAAAATAGACCTATTTGTTGGAGGACGCGTGATACCTGGCAGATACCCTGAAACTCCGCAAAGTTATCTGCTGATTAATGATGGCAAAGGCAACTTTAGTGATAAAACCGCTCCGCTGGCTCCAGCATTGCAACATATAGGGATGGTGACAGATGCGGCGTGGGCAGATATGAATGGCGATAAAACGCCCGACCTTGTGGTAACAGGTGAATGGATGCCGATAACCATTCTTATTAACAGTGCAGGCAGGCTTACGGATGAGACTACCAAATTTTTAAGCAAGCAATACACCGGATGGTGGAACTGCATAAGCGTAAGCGACATTAACAATGATGGACATCCTGATATTATAGCGGGCAACCTTGGCCAAAACACCCAGTGTAAAGCTACAGACAAAGAACCTGCTGAATTATATTACAAAGACTTTGACGACAATGGCTCGATAGACCCGATACTTTGCTTTTACATTCAGCACAAGAGCTATCCGTACGTAACGCGTGATGAACTGCTGGATCAGATCAGCATGATGCGTACCCGCTTTCCTGATTACAAAAGCTACGCGGATGCAACAATAAACCAGGTTTTTACTACCGAAGAAATGAGTGGTGCCAAACGTTTAACGGCCAACCATCTTTCGACAGTTTGCCTGCTAAGTAATAAGCAAGGCAAACTTCAAGAAACTGCATTACCTGTCCAGGCCCAATACGCGCCTGTATATACCATAACTATGCTTGATTTTGATAAAGACGGCAAAGAAGATATGCTGCTTTGCGGAAATATAAACCATGCCCGCATACGGTTTGGAAGGTACGATGCGAATTATGGCACCCTGCTAAAAGGAGATGGTAACGGACACTACGCTTATGTAAGCCAGCTTCAATCCGGGTTCAAGTTGTCGGGAGACGTAAGAAGTGTAGTGCCGCTTAGTAATCTGATCCTTTTCGGTGTAAATCAAAGCGGTATTAAAGCTTATAAACTAGCTGGTAAATGA
- a CDS encoding RagB/SusD family nutrient uptake outer membrane protein, which produces MKQRYKIYTPILLLAVLAISFSACKKDGFLEVPPKGALTDVTTFSSESNADLFLNDIYNQLPDLNNEYQTSEQYSDNSFCGAAWETGQSVVRAGSINPNNVPTGPGTNVGPGMWDWESNYTKIRKCNVFLQQVEKYKTNFSADWIKQRTAEVTYLRAFFYMCLFESYGGVPLITVPLDNKTQGDDIFFGRGTTDETLAFIEKDCDAAAAVLPLTASQAGRPTKGAALALKGWVELFAASPLANPSNDATKWAKAAATNKEVMNLNQYSLFPDYAAQFLAVNNNNSETIFARQYATPAKGGHREGYLGPVKVNGVQQAWGNLAPTQGLVDDYSMDNGLPITDPASGYNPQDPYKNREQRFYKSIIYDGSSWQGDVITTRVGGNNEVDLGSNSDITNTGYYGRKTLDESILGQTSLNLGASTANFIYFRYAEVLLSYAEAQNEAAGPDASVYDAVNKVRARSALPGVKPGLNQSQMRDYIRRERRIELAFEDKRWFDIRRWKITAGATGVLNTPVYAMKIVKDPATGKLTYTQVKIFQNVYFDQQNWMPIPQVEIDKNKKLVQNPGY; this is translated from the coding sequence ATGAAACAGAGATATAAGATATATACACCAATACTTTTACTGGCTGTGCTTGCCATAAGCTTCAGCGCCTGTAAAAAAGACGGTTTTCTTGAAGTACCGCCAAAAGGTGCGTTAACTGATGTTACCACTTTCAGCAGTGAAAGCAATGCAGATCTATTCTTAAACGACATATACAATCAGTTGCCCGATCTAAATAACGAGTATCAAACTTCTGAGCAGTATTCAGATAACAGCTTCTGCGGTGCAGCATGGGAGACCGGCCAATCTGTAGTACGGGCGGGCTCTATAAATCCAAACAACGTGCCAACAGGTCCAGGCACCAACGTTGGGCCGGGGATGTGGGATTGGGAATCAAACTACACCAAGATCAGAAAGTGCAACGTGTTTTTACAGCAGGTTGAAAAGTACAAAACAAACTTTTCAGCTGACTGGATTAAACAGCGTACTGCCGAGGTTACCTACCTGCGCGCATTCTTTTACATGTGCTTATTTGAAAGCTACGGCGGCGTACCTTTAATCACCGTTCCGCTGGATAATAAAACGCAGGGCGATGACATATTCTTCGGAAGAGGTACTACTGATGAAACGCTTGCTTTTATAGAGAAAGACTGCGATGCAGCGGCTGCCGTATTGCCGTTGACAGCATCACAAGCAGGCAGGCCTACCAAAGGTGCAGCACTGGCCCTTAAAGGGTGGGTTGAGCTATTTGCTGCCAGCCCGCTGGCAAACCCAAGTAACGACGCTACAAAATGGGCTAAAGCCGCTGCTACCAATAAAGAGGTAATGAACCTGAACCAGTATTCCCTTTTTCCGGATTACGCGGCTCAGTTCCTAGCTGTTAACAATAACAACAGCGAAACCATCTTTGCACGTCAGTACGCTACTCCTGCAAAAGGCGGCCACCGCGAGGGCTACCTGGGGCCGGTAAAGGTGAACGGTGTACAGCAAGCCTGGGGCAATCTTGCGCCAACACAAGGCCTTGTGGATGACTACAGCATGGATAACGGCTTGCCAATAACTGATCCGGCTTCGGGGTACAATCCGCAGGATCCGTACAAAAACCGCGAGCAGCGCTTTTATAAATCGATCATTTATGATGGTTCTTCATGGCAGGGCGATGTTATTACAACCCGTGTAGGTGGTAATAACGAAGTTGACCTGGGCTCTAACAGCGACATTACCAATACAGGTTATTACGGAAGGAAGACCCTGGATGAATCCATACTCGGGCAAACCAGCTTAAACCTGGGTGCCAGCACGGCAAACTTTATTTACTTCCGCTACGCAGAAGTATTGCTGAGCTATGCGGAAGCACAAAACGAAGCTGCCGGACCGGATGCATCAGTTTATGACGCGGTGAACAAAGTAAGAGCCCGCTCGGCCCTGCCTGGTGTGAAACCCGGCCTTAATCAATCGCAAATGCGCGACTACATACGCCGTGAACGCCGTATAGAGCTTGCCTTTGAAGATAAGCGATGGTTTGATATCAGACGTTGGAAAATTACGGCAGGTGCTACAGGGGTGCTGAATACACCGGTATACGCAATGAAGATTGTGAAGGACCCGGCAACCGGAAAACTTACCTACACTCAGGTTAAAATATTCCAGAATGTTTACTTTGATCAGCAAAACTGGATGCCTATACCACAGGTAGAAATAGACAAGAACAAAAAGCTTGTACAAAACCCCGGATATTGA
- a CDS encoding SusC/RagA family TonB-linked outer membrane protein, producing the protein MQHNLLKPFYRPKFSKAAICALAVLMCLGNVTYAHSGPYAISAAANVPPITIKGKVIDKTTGESLVGVTIRVKDGTGGVVTDVNGDFTLTAPDNATLIVSYIGYETSEIAVGGQTVLSIRLQPAGKNLNEVVVVGYGTQKKTSTTAAVSTLKAKDIALKPVVNISNTLVGRVSGLIVTQSSGEPGFDGSNIQIRGTGSLGGSAPLLVVDGVPRDFTRLDPNTVETLTILKDAAAVAPYGVAGANGVILVTTKRGRVGSPTLTYNGYVGFQNPTKVPKFVGSYEYALMRNEANKNEGQPVAYTAEELQKFLDHSDPDRYSDGHPLQEIIKPNRLLTYHNLTLSGGAERIKYFASLGYTHQDGMWDPTYLDKYNGSINLTADATKTTKVSLSVNKWVEDQHFPAQSAGTIIGQAQRQAPTTPVYYSNGLWSGYIGQSLIGEIYHSGTQFNENPGLQTQFTIEQQLPIKGLSLKGVASYDEGPDALFPGQTNSFQRTYATPIPFYNPDFSTTPYTFKEGIQGNSKASFTQSYAQNHSFTYQGLLNYQGNFGKNSITALGVVEYRRVKYQTFSATRINYNLDLDELNYGGPAPSDATNSGFSNGQKQLGYVYRVSYAYSGKYLLEAAGRYDGSYLFGPGKRFGFFPAFSAGWRLSEEKFIKDNFNWIDNLKLRASWGQSGAYPRQGGGIRTYDYLSPYNVYGNSAVLNGSATQGIYEALQGNPNITWEKSVKTDVGFEATLWKGALSIEADYFSDKRSNMLVGVSGALPGEYGIGLGFENGGEMVNRGVDLTVSSSHTFSNGLRLDLTGTFTYARNKLLKFFENGATFNNPNRRQTGRPLGTQFGLEALGYFSANDFNADGSLKAGIPVPSFGVVNPGDIRYADISGPNGTPDGKIDANDNTVIGHPQTPEIIYGLEPRIAFKNFDLDVLFQGTANSSINLNSYFVQPFAASGSPSELSFTEYWTPERTNVLYPRLTGTPTPNNTQTSSWFLRNNAYLRLKSAEIGYTFSSKLLHNKIQSLRLYLAGQNIFTWTPNIRETIDPENSGSNQNYYQQRVISVGVNATF; encoded by the coding sequence ATGCAACATAACTTACTTAAACCTTTTTACCGGCCAAAGTTTAGCAAAGCGGCAATTTGCGCTCTTGCTGTGCTGATGTGCCTGGGAAATGTTACTTATGCTCACAGCGGCCCCTATGCTATCTCCGCAGCAGCCAACGTGCCACCTATAACCATTAAGGGAAAGGTTATTGATAAAACAACAGGCGAATCGCTGGTGGGTGTAACCATCAGGGTTAAAGATGGTACAGGCGGTGTGGTAACCGATGTGAACGGCGACTTTACCCTAACCGCCCCCGACAACGCTACGCTGATAGTGTCCTACATTGGTTACGAAACTTCAGAAATTGCCGTAGGTGGACAAACTGTACTGAGCATACGCCTGCAACCTGCCGGCAAAAACCTTAACGAGGTTGTTGTAGTAGGCTATGGTACCCAGAAAAAAACATCTACCACGGCAGCTGTATCTACATTAAAAGCCAAAGATATTGCGCTAAAACCAGTTGTAAACATCTCTAATACATTGGTAGGCCGTGTGTCGGGCTTAATTGTTACCCAAAGCAGCGGCGAACCTGGTTTCGACGGATCAAACATACAAATCAGGGGAACAGGCTCATTGGGCGGCAGCGCACCTTTACTTGTAGTAGACGGCGTACCGCGCGACTTTACCCGGTTAGACCCAAATACCGTTGAAACTTTAACCATATTAAAAGATGCCGCCGCTGTTGCACCTTATGGTGTTGCCGGAGCGAATGGTGTAATTTTGGTAACTACCAAAAGAGGACGAGTAGGGTCACCTACCCTTACTTACAACGGCTATGTTGGTTTTCAAAACCCTACCAAGGTGCCAAAGTTTGTAGGCTCATATGAGTACGCGCTGATGCGTAACGAAGCCAACAAGAACGAAGGACAGCCGGTGGCTTACACCGCTGAAGAGCTGCAAAAATTTCTGGATCATTCAGATCCGGACAGGTATTCAGATGGCCATCCTTTACAAGAGATTATCAAACCTAACCGCCTGCTTACCTACCACAACCTTACCTTGTCAGGTGGTGCCGAACGTATAAAGTACTTCGCATCCCTAGGCTACACGCATCAGGATGGTATGTGGGATCCCACCTATCTCGATAAATACAATGGATCAATAAATTTAACAGCCGATGCTACTAAAACTACCAAGGTTTCATTATCTGTAAACAAATGGGTAGAAGATCAGCACTTCCCGGCACAAAGCGCAGGTACAATTATTGGCCAGGCGCAAAGGCAGGCACCTACTACACCGGTATACTATAGCAATGGCTTGTGGTCCGGCTACATCGGTCAGTCGTTAATCGGCGAGATCTACCATAGCGGTACTCAGTTTAACGAAAACCCGGGCCTGCAAACGCAGTTTACTATAGAGCAGCAACTACCTATAAAGGGGTTAAGCTTAAAGGGTGTTGCCAGTTATGATGAAGGGCCCGACGCATTGTTCCCTGGGCAAACTAATTCATTCCAGCGTACATATGCCACCCCTATCCCCTTCTACAATCCGGACTTTAGCACTACCCCTTACACTTTCAAAGAAGGTATACAGGGTAACTCAAAAGCAAGTTTTACGCAGTCATACGCGCAAAACCACTCTTTTACTTACCAGGGTTTGTTAAACTACCAGGGTAATTTTGGAAAAAACTCCATTACTGCATTAGGCGTTGTGGAATATCGCCGGGTAAAATATCAAACGTTCAGCGCTACCCGTATCAATTATAACCTTGATCTGGACGAGTTGAACTACGGCGGACCTGCTCCGTCAGATGCTACTAACTCTGGCTTTTCAAACGGGCAAAAACAGTTAGGTTATGTTTATAGGGTAAGTTATGCCTATAGTGGTAAATACCTGCTGGAAGCTGCCGGTCGTTATGATGGTAGTTACCTGTTTGGCCCGGGTAAACGCTTTGGTTTCTTTCCTGCGTTCTCAGCCGGATGGCGTCTATCAGAAGAGAAGTTCATTAAGGACAACTTCAACTGGATAGATAACCTTAAACTTCGTGCATCATGGGGCCAGTCTGGTGCTTATCCACGCCAGGGAGGCGGCATCAGAACATATGATTACCTAAGCCCTTACAACGTTTACGGTAACTCAGCTGTACTAAACGGAAGCGCTACACAAGGCATATACGAGGCTCTGCAAGGTAACCCTAACATCACCTGGGAAAAATCAGTAAAGACGGACGTAGGCTTTGAAGCCACGTTATGGAAAGGCGCTTTAAGCATCGAAGCCGACTACTTTTCAGACAAAAGATCAAACATGCTTGTGGGTGTTTCCGGAGCTTTACCAGGTGAGTATGGTATAGGACTGGGATTCGAAAACGGTGGAGAAATGGTAAACCGCGGTGTCGACCTCACCGTAAGCAGCTCTCACACATTCTCCAATGGTTTACGCTTAGATCTTACCGGAACTTTTACGTATGCCCGCAACAAACTGCTTAAGTTTTTTGAGAACGGCGCAACCTTTAATAACCCTAACCGCAGGCAAACCGGCAGGCCATTGGGTACGCAGTTTGGTTTAGAAGCGTTAGGCTATTTCTCTGCAAACGATTTTAATGCCGACGGATCCCTGAAGGCAGGTATTCCTGTTCCATCTTTTGGTGTTGTAAACCCAGGAGATATACGTTATGCTGATATAAGCGGACCAAACGGCACACCTGATGGTAAAATAGATGCAAATGACAACACGGTAATAGGCCACCCGCAAACACCGGAGATCATCTACGGACTTGAGCCACGCATTGCCTTCAAGAACTTTGATCTCGACGTATTGTTCCAGGGTACTGCAAACTCAAGCATCAACCTTAACAGCTACTTCGTTCAGCCATTCGCGGCTTCCGGTTCTCCGTCGGAACTATCGTTTACAGAATACTGGACGCCGGAAAGGACCAACGTGCTTTACCCAAGGTTAACAGGTACCCCTACACCGAACAATACGCAAACATCGTCATGGTTTTTGCGCAACAACGCTTACCTCCGCCTAAAAAGCGCCGAGATTGGCTACACCTTTTCAAGCAAATTATTGCATAACAAGATCCAGTCGCTCAGATTGTACCTGGCAGGCCAAAATATATTTACCTGGACACCAAACATCAGGGAGACCATTGACCCGGAAAACAGCGGCAGCAATCAAAACTATTATCAACAGCGCGTGATCTCGGTGGGTGTTAATGCTACTTTTTAA